A single genomic interval of Eleutherodactylus coqui strain aEleCoq1 chromosome 3, aEleCoq1.hap1, whole genome shotgun sequence harbors:
- the FAM234B gene encoding protein FAM234B, with translation MATVLSRALKLPGKKSHDPREYDPLTQADSDESEDDLVINIQQNGIQNGKGTRGASRDHDSDIEGMPKRVQQRAVDNKQDGLSTTGALEPELKPPSSLISYVRTTVFLLTVVVSMVMVLVCAFLIPCPMNGQHNVWTLHVGHDTELSSPLELFDVNKDGVPDILLTFLSSRICGPQDGLKQPPCLSVLSGNSGRVLWSRATPEHLQSIQCGQLVIKPEQNDTCLLTGKYKLLSLIAASSGGTLWNMSLDNVSSGRIAAPAVILPDLDDDFTNDLLVLTYKQISTEGIGSLPDLGFLLISGRTGKPLGGIVKYSIMGEGKLLGPQAYYTSQGAIYILFGFGNIQAVALRDIYAEAKIGGNFPSALQRIDPDWEKRRSVNRSKVINVYSAGVKFLQTVPVYLGNFSDLLVTTKEAVTLVRGQDLEQRWSISLNNIYSHPQPGYFNSDGNLDFLIQIQSNATEKKVIVIDGATSELLWEWETSWHEHEKDTKALSLLTADGKSVFIFWGEEAVVDNSSHMPYRKSNVPWIRHLYLLCPTYPGVVLDLFNVSSSIVAFAAGIRELEKDALIAILTAEQEQSTSGSMSRNLTVSKVGMRWALSTSRALSLRSTNIRPKVEDIKRILTRLKFSSLPQSVL, from the exons ATGGCTACGGTGCTGTCCAGAGCGCTGAAGCTGCCAG GGAAGAAGTCCCACGACCCCAGGGAATATGACCCTCTTACGCAGGCTGACAGCGACGAGAGTGAGGATGACCTCGTCATCAACATTCAGCAAAATGGAATTCAGAATGGAAAGGGCACTCGAGGTGCATCCCGGGATCACGACTCCGATATCGAAGGAATGCCAAAGAGGGTCCAACAGCGGGCGGTAGATAATAAGCAGGATGGTCTGTCTACCACAGGAGCTCTGGAACCAGAACTAAAGCCACCATCCTCTTTGATATCGTACGTGCGGACCACAGTTTTTCTTCTGACAGTTGTTGTCTCTATGGTAATGGTGCTTGTCTGCGCTTTCCTCATCCCTTGCCCTATGAATGGTCAGCACAATGTATGGACGCTCCATGTTGGTCACGAcacag AACTTTCCTCACCTCTGGAGCTGTTTGATGTAAATAAGGATGGTGTACCAGATATATTGCTGACCTTCTTGTCTTCCAGAATATGTGGACCACAGG ATGGCCTGAAGCAGCCCCCCTGTCTCTCGGTTCTCTCTGGTAATAGTGGGAGGGTGTTGTGGAGCAGAGCAACCCCAGAGCATCTCCAGAGCATTCAGTGTGGACAGCTGGTGATAAAGCCAGAGCAGAACGACACCTGTCTTCTCACTGGGAAGTACAAGCTGCTGAGCCTGATTGCTGCATCCTCAG GAGGAACTCTGTGGAACATGAGTCTAGACAATGTGTCAAGCGGACGAATAGCGGCTCCTGCTGTCATTCTGCCGGATCTGGATGATGACTTTACAAATGACTTACTTGTACTTACCTACAAGCAAATATCTACAGAAGGCATTGGGTCCTTG CCAGATCTCGGATTCCTCTTGATCTCGGGCCGCACTGGGAAACCTTTGGGTGGAATAGTAAAATACAgcatcatgggagaaggaaaACTTCTAGGACCTCAAGCGTACTACACGAGCCAGGGGGCCATTTATATTCTTTTTGGCTTTG GGAACATCCAGGCTGTTGCATTAAGGGATATATATGCAGAGGCTAAAATTGGAGGTAATTTCCCAAGTGCCCTTCAGAGGATTGATCCAGATTGGGAAAAGAGAAGATCAGTCAATCGTTCTAAAGTGATCAATGTTTACAG TGCCGGAGTGAAGTTTCTTCAGACTGTTCCAGTCTATCTCGGGAATTTCAGTGATCTGCTTGTCACAACCAAAGAGGCTGTAACTCTTGTGAGGGGACAAGATCTAGAGCAGAGATGGAGCATCAGCCTGAACAATATTTACAG CCATCCGCAGCCTGGTTACTTCAACAGTGATGGAAACCTGGATTTCCTTATACAGATTCAGAGCAATGCCACTGAGAAAAAG GTGATTGTTATTGATGGAGCCACGAGTGAATTACTCTGGGAGTGGGAAACCTCTTGGCATGAACATGAAAAAGATACCAAAGCGCTCTCACTCCTTACAGCTGATGGGAAATCGGTGTTCATTTTCTGGGGTGAAGAAGCGGTTGTAGACAACAGCTCT CACATGCCATATAGAAAATCAAACGTTCCATGGATCCGACATCTTTATTTGCTCTGTCCTACCTATCCAGGAGTTGTTCTGGATCTCTTCAATGTTTCTTCAAGTATCGTTGCTTTTGCTG CGGGGATCAGGGAGTTGGAGAAGGATGCCCTCATTGCTATCCTCACTGCGGAACAGGAGCAGAGCACATCAGGCAGTATGTCCCGGAACCTGACTGTAAGCAAAGTGGGCATGAGGTGGGCGCTGTCCACCAGTCGCGCTCTGTCTTTAAGAAGTACAAATATAAGGCCCAAAGTAGAAGACATAAAAAGAATTCTTACTAGGTTGAAGTTCAGTTCACTCCCTCAGTCG GTATTGTAG